One window from the genome of Anguilla rostrata isolate EN2019 unplaced genomic scaffold, ASM1855537v3 scaf0171, whole genome shotgun sequence encodes:
- the LOC135246315 gene encoding galactose-binding lectin l-1-like isoform X4: protein MSLKLKIVDFKPGMELKVKGVPKPNIDRFNINVYDSKDNITLHFDARFNYGNSHRVIVLDSRKNGRWQDAVEDGNFPFEWGKEFEVTITFADDNFYINPHNGHVLKFPNRLGDKQYDYISIEGEVTIRSICVN from the exons ATGAGC TTGAAGTTGAAAATTGTGGACTTCAAGCCAGGAATGGAACTGAAGGTCAAAGGAGTCCCCAAACCCAATATCGATCG tTTCAATATCAATGTATACGACTCAAAAGACAACATCACGCTGCACTTTGACGCACGCTTTAACTATGGCAATTCCCATCGAGTCATAGTCCTGGACTCCAGGAAGAATGGGCGCTGGCAAGACGCAGTGGAAGACGGGAACTTCCCTTTCGAGTGGGGGAAGGAGTTTGAG GTGACCATTACCTTCGCCGATGACAACTTTTACATTAATCCACACAATGGCCATGTGCTGAAGTTCCCCAACCGTCTGGGTGACAAACAATATGATTACATTTCGATTGAAGGAGAAGTCACAATCAGGAGCATATGTGTGAATTAA
- the LOC135246315 gene encoding galactose-binding lectin l-1-like isoform X2, which produces MSDATLKNICFKPGMELKVTGVPKPNAARFSINVCDSKENVALHFNPRFNCGADQRVIVLDTRKDGHWQEEVRERNFPFQHRKEFEVTIIFADDKFYINLHDGHVLLFPNRLAGKQYNYILIDGEVTVNGIYVK; this is translated from the exons ATGAGC GATGCAACGCTGAAAAACATATGCTTCAAGCCAGGAATGGAACTGAAGGTCACAGGAGTCCCCAAACCCAATGCTGCTCG tTTCTCAATCAATGTGTGCGACTCAAAAGAAAACGTTGCGCTGCACTTTAACCCGCGCTTCAACTGTGGCGCTGACCAACGAGTCATCGTCCTGGACACCAGGAAGGATGGGCACTGGCAAgaagaagtgagagagagaaacttccCTTTCCAGCACAGGAAGGAGTTTGAG GTGACCATTATCTTCGCTGATGACAAATTTTACATAAATCTACATGATGGCCATGTGTTGCTGTTCCCCAACCGTCTGGCTGGTaaacaatataattatattttgattGATGGAGAAGTCACAGTCAATGGAATATATGTGAAATAA
- the LOC135246315 gene encoding galactose-binding lectin l-1-like isoform X3, protein MSELKLKIVDFKPGMELKVKGVPKPNIDRFNINVYDSKDNITLHFDARFNYGNSHRVIVLDSRKNGRWQDAVEDGNFPFEWGKEFEVTITFADDNFYINPHNGHVLKFPNRLGDKQYDYISIEGEVTIRSICVN, encoded by the exons ATGAGC GAGTTGAAGTTGAAAATTGTGGACTTCAAGCCAGGAATGGAACTGAAGGTCAAAGGAGTCCCCAAACCCAATATCGATCG tTTCAATATCAATGTATACGACTCAAAAGACAACATCACGCTGCACTTTGACGCACGCTTTAACTATGGCAATTCCCATCGAGTCATAGTCCTGGACTCCAGGAAGAATGGGCGCTGGCAAGACGCAGTGGAAGACGGGAACTTCCCTTTCGAGTGGGGGAAGGAGTTTGAG GTGACCATTACCTTCGCCGATGACAACTTTTACATTAATCCACACAATGGCCATGTGCTGAAGTTCCCCAACCGTCTGGGTGACAAACAATATGATTACATTTCGATTGAAGGAGAAGTCACAATCAGGAGCATATGTGTGAATTAA
- the LOC135246315 gene encoding galactose-binding lectin l-1-like isoform X5: protein MELKVKGVPKPNIDRFNINVYDSKDNITLHFDARFNYGNSHRVIVLDSRKNGRWQDAVEDGNFPFEWGKEFEVTITFADDNFYINPHNGHVLKFPNRLGDKQYDYISIEGEVTIRSICVN, encoded by the exons ATGGAACTGAAGGTCAAAGGAGTCCCCAAACCCAATATCGATCG tTTCAATATCAATGTATACGACTCAAAAGACAACATCACGCTGCACTTTGACGCACGCTTTAACTATGGCAATTCCCATCGAGTCATAGTCCTGGACTCCAGGAAGAATGGGCGCTGGCAAGACGCAGTGGAAGACGGGAACTTCCCTTTCGAGTGGGGGAAGGAGTTTGAG GTGACCATTACCTTCGCCGATGACAACTTTTACATTAATCCACACAATGGCCATGTGCTGAAGTTCCCCAACCGTCTGGGTGACAAACAATATGATTACATTTCGATTGAAGGAGAAGTCACAATCAGGAGCATATGTGTGAATTAA
- the LOC135246315 gene encoding galactose-binding lectin l-1-like isoform X1, with translation MSDATLKNICFKPGMELKVTGVPKPNAARFSINVCDSKENVALHFNPRFNCGADQRVIVLDTRKDGHWQEEVRERNFPFQHRKEFEVTIIFADDKFYINLHDGHVLLFPNRLAGKQYNYILIDGEVTVNGIYVK, from the exons ATGAGT GATGCAACGCTGAAAAACATATGCTTCAAGCCAGGAATGGAACTGAAGGTCACAGGAGTCCCCAAACCCAATGCTGCTCG tTTCTCAATCAATGTGTGCGACTCAAAAGAAAACGTTGCGCTGCACTTTAACCCGCGCTTCAACTGTGGCGCTGACCAACGAGTCATCGTCCTGGACACCAGGAAGGATGGGCACTGGCAAgaagaagtgagagagagaaacttccCTTTCCAGCACAGGAAGGAGTTTGAG GTGACCATTATCTTCGCTGATGACAAATTTTACATAAATCTACATGATGGCCATGTGTTGCTGTTCCCCAACCGTCTGGCTGGTaaacaatataattatattttgattGATGGAGAAGTCACAGTCAATGGAATATATGTGAAATAA